The window GCCGGAGACAACTGGACGTCCGAGGCGACCCTCGAATCTCCCCTGACCGCGGAGGACAGGGAGAGCTTCGACTTCCTGATGCGGCTCGAACCGCACTTCACCTTGCGCTTTGACGACGCGAGCACGCTGCTGGTCAAGGTCGTCGAAGCACGAGTCGAGGGACGGCTCATCCTCACCGCAGCCGAGACAGGCACGGCAGAGCCGACCGGAGCGAGGCACGCACCGCACCAGTAGCCCGGGGCCCTTCGAGGTGCTGGGCTGACCGAGATCACTTGGGGCGCGATCAGGAGTGGGCTTTCTTGAGGCGTCTCCAGCAGATGAGGCTGCAGGCCAGGGAAACGAAGGCTTCGTGGAGTTCGGTTCGGCGTTCCCAGCGGACGGCGAGACGCCTGAACTGATGGAGCAGGGCGAAAGTCTGCTCCACGACGTAGCGGAGCTTGCCCATGCCCTTGATGTTCGGTGATCCCTTACGTGAGATGACAGGCAGGATCCGCCGTTGTCGCAGCTCGTCGCGGTGGACATTGGAGTCGTAGCCCTTGTCACCGAGCAGGGCGTCGGGCCTGCGACGGGGCCGGCCGGGGCGGCCCGCAACGGGCGGGATGCCGTCAACCAGGGCGAGGGTCTGGGTGACGTCGTTGACGTTGGCCGCAGTCGTAATGACCTTGAACGGGGTGCCGCGTCCGTCGCAGATCAAGTGGTGCTTGCTGCCGGTTTTCCGCCGGTCGACCGGTGTCGGCACCCCCTTTTTCGCCCGGACATGGGAACCATCCACGCACGCCCGTGACCAGTCGAGTTCACCGGCCGCGTTCAACTTCGCGAGCAGGACCCGGTGGAGTTGGTCGAAGACCCCGGCCCTCTGCCACCGGTCCAGACGCCGCCAGCAGGTCTGACCCGATCCGAACCCCAGCTCCAGCGGCAGCAGTTGCCAGGCGATGTCGTTGCGCAGCACGTACAGGATGCCCTGCAGGCACAGTCGGTCCGGAACTGGCCGCGGACCGGGAGCTTTCTCCGGCCAGGGCGGCAGCAACGGCTCCATCAGCGCCCACAAGTCGTCGTCCACGATCCACGGCCGAGTACTCACACCATCGCGAACGGCCGAATCCTCACACCGGTCACGGCCAACCAGGACGTTGCAGCAAGATCGTGTTATGAGCTCTAAGGAGGCGCCATGGCTACCGTTACGACACGGCTTCGGCCCTACCGGCGGAACTTGCGACGCCCTACCGTGGCAATTTCCACCGTCGTGCTCGCCGTTGGTCTCGCGCTGGGGGGTGGCGCACTCTCTCCGGCATCAGCTTTTGCCAGTGAGCACCGGGGAACCGAGCAGGACGGCACCGTACACATCCAAGCGTGGGCCGGGCCCTTCGCCTCTTGGGACGTGTGTAGCGTTACCCGGCGGTATATGGACAGCCTCGGATACCGCACCACACCGTGCATTCACGAGCCCGAAGGCTGGTTCTTCCAGTACTTCTGATCGGTCAGGTGGCCTACGGCGACCGCAACACGGTGGAGCGGGCGATCAACCTGCTCAAGCAGAACCGGATGGTCGCGACCCGCTATGACAAGCGGGCCGCGACCTTCGACGTGACCGTGCAGGTGGCCTCGATCCGGAGCTGGCTCCGTGACCTGACCCGTTCAAAAAACAGGGCCTAGGTGCGGCGGCGAGCGGTGCGCGCCCCGGCGCGGCCGAGCACGCGACGAAGTCGCGCGCGCAGTGCCGATGCCGGGGCGCGCACCCGGCGCCACTAACGGCGGCATCCGCCCGAGCGGGAAGACGGTGTCGGCCGTCCTGCCGCTGCCGCACTGGCCCCGGCACCATGAAAGTCGGTCACGCCGGGATACTAGGGGCCCTAGGCCTCGCGACGGTTGACGCGATGCGGGCGCTCCTGGCATCGGTGGCCACTCGCCCACGAGCGCCACGGACGCCGGTAGCGCGCCGGTCGAGGAAATGATTCGGCGCCGATTGTCGCGCCGGAGGGGTTGGCTACCGGTAAGCCCGCAGGAACACATCGACACCGTCGGCGATGATCGCCAGGATCTCCGGTTCTCCCGCCTCGGCGTCCCCTCGAGCATTGAGTGTCTCCAGCGCGAGACTGATGGTGAGGGCCGTGAAGTGGCGCGCCGCCAGGCCGGGATCCTCGGCGCGGATCTCGCCGTCGGCGACCAGCACGGCGAACCGCTCCTCCAGCATCCGTTCGGGGCGGTCGCGCGTGGCCTCGGCCAGCTGCGGTATCGCCCATCGCTGCGAGGTCAGTCGCCGGAAGGTCACGTAGTCGGACGACGGAAAGGTCTGCGTGACCACTCGTTGCCCGAACGCCGTCAACGCTTCGCGCAGGTCACGACCCCGAGCCAGCTCCTCGTCGATCGCGGAGCGAATGGTGTCGACCACCGCGTTGTGGGCACGCTCGATCACCCGCAGAAAGACCGTTCCCTTGTCCCCGAAGTGGTCGTAGACGGTCCGCTTCGAGACCTGTGCCCGACCTGCGATGGCATCGACGCTCGCCCGCTCATAGCCCTCCGCGAGAAACAGCGCCTCCGCGGCTTCCAGGATAGCCGCCCTCTTGCCTTCGGAACGCCGCCGGCGCCCGGGAGTCTGAACCGCCGCGATTGCCCTCGACATGAGCTCAGCGTACAGTCGACTCCTAAAATCACACTCGCGAGTGTACTTTGTGATGCGGGGCCGACGCGTGTGGTCGGCCGGTCCACCCTGGCGTCGCCCGAGCCTCGAAGCATCGATGGCGGCCGCCCACTACGTGGAGGTACTGACATGGCTTTCCATCCGGCCGATCACTGGGACGGCTACCTCGCTCCGCCCGACTTCGAGGAGTACTCGGCCAGGTATGCGGACTTCTTCCGGATGCGCCGCGAGGACGGCATCATCGAGGTCCGCCTGCACACGGACGACGGCCCGTACGCCCACACCCACGCCGCACACAATGTCTGGACGCGCGTGTGGCAGGAGATAGGCAACGACCCCGAGAACCAGGTCCTGATCGTCACCGGCACCGGTGACAGGTGGATGACCGGAAACCCCAAGGGGCTCAACCCCAAACCTGCCTCCGAGCTGGATCCCGACCACATCTACCAGCGGATGACGGACGGCTGGAAGCTCATCGAGAGTTTCGCCAACAACATCGACATTCCGACCATCGCGGCCGTCAACGGCCCCGGCGTGCACACCGAGTTCGCCATGATGAGCGACGTGACACTCGCGGCGCCGGACGCCGACTTCATGGACCCGCACTTCTGGCTCGGTTCCCCTCCCGGGGACGGTCAGTACATGGCGCTTCAAGCCCTGATGGGTCCCAAGCGGGCCGCGTACTACATCTATGCGGCCAAGTCGATCCCGGCGGACAAGGCCCTCGAGTGGGGGATCGTCAGCGACGTACTCCCCCGCGAGGAGCTCCTCGATCGGTCCTGGGAACTCGCACGGTTCATCATGAAGCGGCCGCGCTACACGCGGTGGGCCACCCACAACATCGTGTCGCGGCACTGGAAGAAGACGGTGGCCGAGGACTTCGGCTTCCACATGGCTCATCAGATGCTCGCCAACGTCGCCAGCAAGTCCCGGGTTCCCGACCCGGAACTGCTCGCCGACTCCGAGGCGCGCAAGCTGTTCTGACGACGTCTCAACAGACCGGTCCGGCTTGCGGCTTGCGGCTTGCGGCTTGCGGCTTGCGGCTTGCGGCTTGCGGCTTGCGGCTTGCGGCTTGCGGCTTGCGGCTTGCGCA is drawn from Streptomyces liliifuscus and contains these coding sequences:
- a CDS encoding TetR/AcrR family transcriptional regulator; the encoded protein is MSRAIAAVQTPGRRRRSEGKRAAILEAAEALFLAEGYERASVDAIAGRAQVSKRTVYDHFGDKGTVFLRVIERAHNAVVDTIRSAIDEELARGRDLREALTAFGQRVVTQTFPSSDYVTFRRLTSQRWAIPQLAEATRDRPERMLEERFAVLVADGEIRAEDPGLAARHFTALTISLALETLNARGDAEAGEPEILAIIADGVDVFLRAYR
- a CDS encoding transposase, with protein sequence MAYGDRNTVERAINLLKQNRMVATRYDKRAATFDVTVQVASIRSWLRDLTRSKNRA
- a CDS encoding IS5 family transposase — protein: MVDDDLWALMEPLLPPWPEKAPGPRPVPDRLCLQGILYVLRNDIAWQLLPLELGFGSGQTCWRRLDRWQRAGVFDQLHRVLLAKLNAAGELDWSRACVDGSHVRAKKGVPTPVDRRKTGSKHHLICDGRGTPFKVITTAANVNDVTQTLALVDGIPPVAGRPGRPRRRPDALLGDKGYDSNVHRDELRQRRILPVISRKGSPNIKGMGKLRYVVEQTFALLHQFRRLAVRWERRTELHEAFVSLACSLICWRRLKKAHS
- a CDS encoding enoyl-CoA hydratase/isomerase family protein — encoded protein: MAFHPADHWDGYLAPPDFEEYSARYADFFRMRREDGIIEVRLHTDDGPYAHTHAAHNVWTRVWQEIGNDPENQVLIVTGTGDRWMTGNPKGLNPKPASELDPDHIYQRMTDGWKLIESFANNIDIPTIAAVNGPGVHTEFAMMSDVTLAAPDADFMDPHFWLGSPPGDGQYMALQALMGPKRAAYYIYAAKSIPADKALEWGIVSDVLPREELLDRSWELARFIMKRPRYTRWATHNIVSRHWKKTVAEDFGFHMAHQMLANVASKSRVPDPELLADSEARKLF